The proteins below are encoded in one region of Maribacter aestuarii:
- a CDS encoding class I SAM-dependent methyltransferase gives MSADDYDDITAFHYEAYRPPLHASILKECLGDATFKHGLDIGCGTGKSTVALKSFCETVVGVDPNIDMLSKATPVPNIHYELFDGRLLNFEPNTFDLITLAGSWWYAKSKTLLNEIHRVSMNGAKIALYDFEVQFQSVYKTLGLTLPSAKDAYNHFADFSKFDNVGFELNRKKSEELKLSLTADKLAHLLCSEKKTLVVLKEKYGFPDTFEKVKDILRDSYDTNKIDVLTKTYSTKYYVKKEKNI, from the coding sequence ATGTCAGCTGATGATTATGATGATATAACCGCCTTTCATTATGAAGCCTACCGTCCACCATTACATGCATCAATTTTGAAGGAATGCTTGGGTGATGCAACATTCAAACATGGATTAGATATTGGATGTGGTACGGGAAAATCCACGGTCGCACTTAAGAGTTTTTGTGAAACTGTCGTTGGAGTAGATCCAAATATAGATATGCTAAGTAAAGCAACCCCAGTCCCTAATATCCACTACGAACTTTTTGACGGCAGACTTCTTAATTTTGAGCCAAATACTTTTGACCTCATAACCTTGGCCGGATCCTGGTGGTACGCCAAATCCAAAACTTTATTAAATGAGATTCACAGGGTTAGTATGAACGGTGCTAAAATAGCCTTGTACGATTTTGAGGTTCAGTTTCAATCTGTTTATAAGACTTTGGGGTTAACTCTTCCATCAGCAAAAGATGCCTACAACCACTTTGCCGATTTTTCGAAATTTGACAACGTTGGTTTTGAATTAAACCGTAAAAAATCGGAAGAATTAAAACTAAGCCTCACCGCTGACAAATTAGCTCATTTGTTATGCTCTGAAAAGAAAACTTTAGTGGTTTTAAAAGAAAAATATGGTTTCCCAGATACGTTTGAAAAAGTGAAAGACATACTGCGAGATAGCTACGATACAAACAAAATAGATGTGCTCACAAAAACTTACTCTACAAAATATTACGTAAAAAAGGAAAAGAATATTTAG
- a CDS encoding TMEM175 family protein: MEKHKFFYDKNRVTAFCDAVFSIAMTLLILEIEVPSVEALNTHDFMSLLANRIPSFIGFLVSFLVIALYWVSHLRIYKYVTELSEKFVWLNIFLLLFVVFLPFSTALYVGDFNGTAPFVFYCLNLVLLGLFNFLLVRTISKKEIGNNGMTNDIGNWLQFRSLNAVIIWALAAVLASFFPLLARLIFILIFVFQIIGDQYFKRKIDKYVS, translated from the coding sequence ATGGAGAAGCACAAATTCTTTTATGACAAAAACAGGGTAACTGCCTTTTGTGACGCCGTTTTTTCTATTGCCATGACATTGTTGATTCTAGAAATAGAAGTACCCAGTGTTGAAGCGCTGAACACCCATGATTTCATGTCTTTACTAGCCAATCGTATTCCGAGCTTCATAGGATTTTTGGTAAGTTTTTTGGTTATTGCTCTCTATTGGGTCTCTCACCTTCGGATATACAAATATGTTACAGAACTGTCCGAAAAATTTGTCTGGCTTAATATTTTCTTATTGCTTTTTGTAGTTTTTCTACCCTTTTCAACTGCGCTTTATGTTGGTGATTTTAACGGAACTGCACCCTTTGTGTTTTACTGTTTAAATCTTGTTCTCTTGGGACTGTTCAACTTCTTATTGGTAAGAACCATTTCCAAAAAAGAAATCGGCAATAACGGCATGACAAATGATATTGGAAATTGGCTGCAGTTCCGTTCACTGAATGCAGTAATAATCTGGGCTTTAGCGGCTGTTCTGGCTTCATTTTTCCCATTATTGGCAAGGCTCATTTTTATTCTAATATTTGTTTTTCAAATAATTGGTGACCAATACTTTAAAAGAAAAATTGACAAGTATGTCAGCTGA